From uncultured Desulfobacter sp.:
GCAAAAAGTTACGCATGTGGGAGAACCAGGCAAAGGGACGGCATTAAAAATGTTGGTAAATTCGCTGTTAGCCCAATCCATGATAATGCTTTCGGAAAATATACTGCTTTGGCAAAAGAAATTTACGCGGCTGCAAAACAAGACGGCCTGGGCCGGAAATATTTTTCTGCAATTTATCAGTTTATGAAGAATTAATCCAAGGTTACTCTTTGAAATGGCGCACGGCAAACTGAACTTTGTCTTTAATTGAATTTAATTCATGATGGTGCTGTTCAATCCATTTTAATCGTTTTAATAGCCCGGATTGATTAGCAATCTGGATGTTCAGCCCCGGGCGTGCATTAATCTCCAGAATCATCGGGCCTTGATTTTTATCCAGAACAATATCCACTCCCTGATATATAAGACCGGTCATTTCATAACACCGGGAGGCAATATCCAGCAATTTTTCCCAGAAAGGGATTTTAATGTTGGTTACCGGGTGTCCGGTATCAGGATGTCTGGTGATAATGGTATCTTTCCAAACAGCAGAAAGCGTGATACCTGTGGCAATATTGACTCCTGCACCGATAGCGCCCTGGTGGAGATTGGCTTTGCCGTCTGACATCCGGGTGGGCAGACGCACCATTGACATGACCGGGATACCGAAGAAAACAATAATGCGGATATCCGGAACCCCCATATAAGAAATCGGCTCAAAGATCAGATTCGGCTGTACCCGGTATTCGATGATGGCTTTATCGGATTGCCCGCCAAGACTGTACAGGCCGCTTAAAATATTGGAAATATGATATCTGAGTTCATCAGAAGTCATAAAGTTGCCGCTTGCTTTCCGGTACATATCCATTGCGCGGCCCGTAATCACAACAATTCCGTTACCGCCGCTGCCGCAAGCCGGTTTAACGACAAAAGCATCTTGATGCTTTATAATATCGTCAATATCCTGGAGCTGACGTTCGATTTCTATGACGGCATAAAGCTCGGGGACCGGAATTCCAGCTTCTATGGCAAGCTGCTTTGTTTTTAATTTATTATCAACAAGGGGATATTTGTTTCGGCTGTTATATTTCAGGGTATAGTTTGCATTTCTATTATTGATTCCCAGAATACCTTTTTGTGAAAGTAGTTTAAAATAGTTAAACATCGTTTGTTTTCCTGACAAATTCCTTGAAGCGGTAGAGTTCAATCAGGCGGAAACCTGAATACCGGCCCAACAGAAGAGTGATGCCAAACAGGATGAAAAGCAGTTCCGGGAAAAAAAACATGATATGTTCAATACTTTGATTTTTGATCACATAATAAATCACAGCAGATACAAACAGTGTCCCAAGACCTTGGCTCATGGCTTCTCCGGGCCCTCTTTCATCCCAGAGTATGGACATTCTTTCTATCGCCATTGACAGAATAACAATAGGGAAAAGGGATACAGATAATCCAAGAGGCAGGGCCATATTATAGGTAAAGATATTCAAGCCTGCTATGATAATAATAACAGCAATTAATATTGCTGATAATCTGGGGACAACAAGCAGTTTCAAGTTTTCCAGATAAAACCGGATGGCAAGGCCGATAGCAATAACAAGTGAAAACAGGATGATTCCCCAAAGCAATTGGGTTTCCCTGAAAGATAGTGCAATCAGAACCGGCATAAAGGTGCCAAATGTTTTAATTCCGACAATATTTCTGAAAATTACCACCAGTAACGCACCTAAAGGAATCAGCAGTATTACGCGGTATACAATCTGGTTCTGGATGGGCAGGTTCAGCAATGAAAATTTAAAAAAATGGGGAGATGTGAGTTTGCTTTGCAAAATTGCGCTTTGAATTGCTTCAGTCTCATTTTTCTGGGCAGTTATCTGGATATGGGGATT
This genomic window contains:
- a CDS encoding alpha-L-glutamate ligase-like protein, translating into MFNYFKLLSQKGILGINNRNANYTLKYNSRNKYPLVDNKLKTKQLAIEAGIPVPELYAVIEIERQLQDIDDIIKHQDAFVVKPACGSGGNGIVVITGRAMDMYRKASGNFMTSDELRYHISNILSGLYSLGGQSDKAIIEYRVQPNLIFEPISYMGVPDIRIIVFFGIPVMSMVRLPTRMSDGKANLHQGAIGAGVNIATGITLSAVWKDTIITRHPDTGHPVTNIKIPFWEKLLDIASRCYEMTGLIYQGVDIVLDKNQGPMILEINARPGLNIQIANQSGLLKRLKWIEQHHHELNSIKDKVQFAVRHFKE